The sequence TGATTCCCACGACTTGATTAAAGTCATAGTTGAATAGCCGCTGAAAGTTAGTAAGCGAGGATTCACCAGAAATAAACTTACTAGGTTGAGGGAGAAGCAAGCGAGCTTCTTGCTCATATGCCCAGCACTCATTTTTTGTTAATAATTGGTTTTGAATTTTCGCATGGAAGCCTAAACGATCTTCCTCTGTTTTAAACTTATATCCTGTGTTGTCAGCAGGTAATAAACAAAAAGCATCTATGGCTTCAAGTTGATTTTCGTACTCAATTGCCTTTACCTTGAATTTGTTACCAATTAAAATCTTATGTCCCTTACTTACTGATAAGCTATCTTTCGTTCGACTAGAGCACTGATATAAATAGCCATCAATTGGTCGATAGATCAAACAGTAACCAGAATGACTTGCCGCATAGTGAGACCACATGAGCATTTCATTGTTACAGGTAGATAGTGAAACCGAGTATCCAGCACTAGGTGCGTAAAGCGATAGCATAGCCTTAAATTGCTTTTGTAAATCTCCTAGTTGCTGCAAATCAACTAGGTTGATTTCGCAACTTTTAAATATGTTTTCAAACACCTTTACTGAGTGGTGTTCATATTCTTCAAGCAGTTGCTCCACAGAGATCGGACATATGCTGTTGAAGTAACTTGCAGCTATTTCTGCCCACGCTTCGTTTTTCCATATCGATTGAATTGCACGAACCCAAGTGCATTTACTATTCGCAGGAAACTCAAATTTTGACTGCATATCGATTGGATCATTTAACTCTTCTCGGGATGCAAAATACCATTCGTCATAAATGAGCCCCTTTTGTGAGAGAAGCCCTGGAGAGCGATATCTATAGACGTACATTATTATTCTCCATTTAGCGTATAACGCCTTGCTAGGTTGCAGCTAACTGCCACTACACTCAAGCAAAGCCATCATAATCAGTAAACTCAACCAAACCAAAAGTGCCGAACGTTAGTTGTCGACTTGAGCAATTTGTTAAATTACAGTTCATCGGTATGCGATTGGTATTTCTTTTTTATTTGATTGAATACAAGAGAAAAAACCACCAACTCGTTGTGAATGTCATTACCAAGTTTCTTTCTATCGACATCACTTTGACTATTAACAAAGGTTTGAATTAACGAATTAACTCTTGAGTAAAGATCATGAGCCTTACTATCAGGAAAATAATCAGCAAAAGCATAAACCTCATTGATATACTCTTGAACATGATCTGCATCGAAATGGGGGGAGAAACCTGCCGAGTCTTCTCCTCGGCTTACAGAGTACTTTCTCATTTTGCTAATCGCGACTTTGGAAAGAGGTTCTAGCTTGGATATATTTTCAATATCTCGATGGTGCGTCAGTTGATTTTTTATTCTCTCAGCTACACTTGCAGCAAGTTTAGACTCTTTAGCTTGCATCCAAGCAAACCAAGCACCCCATAATGAAGCAACCGAACCTAGTACTGAAATCAGATCCATCACGCCTCCAAAATCTGTTCTATTTGATTTGGCGTTAACGTCAATGAATATTGCTCTCTTAGGCTTTTCCATACAGATAGCATACGCCTATATGTTGGAAGCATAGGACAGTGGCTATTGAAGTCAGGATATTCTCGATCACTTACTAACTCTTGGTATCTATCCAAGTTAACGATGAAGTAGTGGCAATAAGACAATTGGTCAGGCTCTTCGTTTCCATCAAAGCCAGGAAATCTGTATTTAGGATCAATTGATTTATCCTTTTTGAAATCAGCATTAGACCATGTAATAGCTCTGTACATTTCAAGGATATCTAGGACTTCTTTGGTTTGTTCTTCTGGCATCTCATCCCATAGATGTTCAAAGATTGTGCGATAATGAGCTTGATATCCTTGTTGTAGAGCGATTCTATTTTTTTCATAGTAATCAGCTTCTTCTGGGTATAACTTTTCTAAAATCAAAAACTGGTTTACCAGTGTTAACCTTTCAATCTCAGACATTTTAATATCTTTCGCAGACATATAATTCTCCTGTAATTTAGCCGCATTAAGGTGAGCAACGCTGCCACCTAACCTAAGACATTGCACCGTAAACACAAAACCCAACCTTGGACTGAAAAATGCCAAGCGTTGAGAGTCACACTAAAATGCTTTGTATATAGCCTACTTTTGCACACGCTCTAATTCTTTGAGCATTTGTAGCCCCATGTATAATGCTTCCTCTGCATGACCATTTGAAACCTGTTGTCCATGAATAGCAGCATTGCAGATTTTCAATACATAGTCGTACGAGCTATGCATCCCTTGATAGTGAGGGTACTGATTTGTCAGTTCTTTAAATAGCTGCCTAGCAGACATGAACTTTGACTTCATGGCTGTAGGATCTGCTGTAGACGTCCGTTTCCCAAGTATAGTGCGCATAGACTTTTCTAAGTCCATTCGCAAACGAGCTAGTGCAAAGTTCAAGTCGTTACCTGAAACACCAATGTAATCACTCAACTCATCATCTAGGTTTGACTCTGTATCGTCAGATTGAATTGTTGATTTCAGTTCTTCTTTTGCCTCTTGTACCTGCTCTCTTCCTGGTAGGTGAACATTTACAGTTTGATTCATAGTATTTGAGATTGCAGTTATCGTATTGCTGTATACGTTCAATATTTCTCTGGTCTCTCCTTTAAACTCTGTAACATCCGTTTTTACTTTTTCAATTTCTTTCTCAAAAGTTAGGAGTTTTCCGAGACTGATCTTTTTTGCTAATGGCAGGAGAACAAAAAACAGCGATAGAACTAATAGAAACGCAGATGTGCTCCCTATTTCATTTTTAGGAGGAAATCCAATTCCGTACAACCCAAGCATTAGCAGTCCGCAACCTATTAAACGACATAGGAAGGGAAACACATCAAATAATAAAATTTTCTTTAAAATATCCACGATAATTCCATGTAGTTATAACGCTTTAAAGACGGATTTTTTCCGCATTTGCACTCCGTCTATGTTGCGGCCATTTGTTATGAAACTCAACTACTATCAAGCTTGTATTTGAATTGAAAGCGCATTTCAGGAGAAACTATGGAAATTTTCCGTAGTTTCTCCCTCAGTACTTGGATTAGATTAATTTGGTCTGAGCCGAAAACTTTCAATGATAGAGTTTGGTGATTCTGAGAAGGAAAGGGGCATCAGTGTTTTCACTGCCCAAACTGACCCGGTTGACATGCGAAACATGTTTGGCATCTAAGTCAACTATTTCGATGAGATTGATTGAATCATGGTTAGGTTATTTTGTTGATAGATGGCTGTTCGCCTTGGGTGGCGTGTAAACGGGAATCGGACTAATTAACGGAATAGAAGTCACCCTGTTTAACACCAAAATTTCAATCATCAATCACTGAGTATAAACTTCAAGCCGTTGATATTATCTCATATTTAATCTTCCCTAGAGCAATACTATGAAGATATAGTTGTATGACAAGTAGTAACTACGTAAGTCACTGTAATTGAGAACAAAGTAGTACCAGTACTAACAAGGTTAGGGGCAACAAACGGGCTAAAGACGAGCGCGCTGCAAGTATGCCTCTGGGCAAAGCTTTTCTATCAAAGCTTCTAGAGATGTCCAGTTCGCGGACTTTGATTAGGACTGTTGGCCTAGCCAGAATTCTGGAGGAGTCACGCCGACGTTGTACACGTGGACGAGATAATCGAATTTATGCAGGGACAAGGAACTTTTACTGGAACTGCTGTGATTGAACGTAAGAAAAAAGACAAGGAAGTAGAATCATGTTTTTATATTCAGGTGAAGAAAGACCTAGACATGTTGTAGACCTGCACGTTTACGTCTTTGATGAGAAGGCTCCGAGAGGATCTGAACCACTAGCCACAGTTAAAGAGTGGCATCAAAATCACGGTAAATTTCACCTTGTGCCAATATCAGGCCGAGGAGAAACAGAAGAAAGCGCGCTCAGCGATGCAGTTAAAGCGTGCAGCCGTCATTTGCTAGAGGTAAATGAAAAGGCATGTGCGAAGGTGTCGGAGGGTCTTGCAAGGGATGTCGATGAGCGGTTAAGAAAGCCGAACTTTTGCGAGTTCGCATATATCAACCACACTTATCATGCTGATATAAAGCTTTCAAGTAATCAAATCCAAAAACGTCTCTCAGCCCCGCCTAAATTGCGCCCGTTAAGTGGGCGGAGGGGTAGCGAGCAATACATCGCGTACTCGGATAAAATAGTGCAATTCCACCCTCACATATCGACGAAAAAATTGATGGCTCAAGACATCGTGAAAAAGCACTTCGAGTTTCTTATGGCTACTGTAACTAATTTGACTGGAGCTGAGGCCGACAAAAAAAGCATCTCCAATCTAGCAACGGAAATGGCGTACCCAGCACTAAAGGAAATTCACGAATTTGGCATAAGTGATCAGGATGTTCGATACAGAGTTGAACTTGCGCTCTCCCATGTAGTAGCTCAACCGGGCTAAGTCACTTAGTGAAGTGTCCCGTTTTGCCGGTTCAAATCAAATAATCACATTAGTCTATTTATGGTTACCAAGACAAGAATAGCCAAAATCAAAACCAGATGTGTGATTGAAGTAGATGATAGTAACTGAATAGTTTCAATAAGCATTTGTAACCTCTATAAGTGTTAGTTCAATGCTAAAGACTTTTAAAGTTACTCGTAAGGAAAGTTATACAAGATTTCATCTATCAACTTTCCTTAATTACGTGTCAAAAAGTTTCCAACGTTTTTCCTTGCCAGCTCAGCGTCCCAACCAGTGACAATTGCAACCATATTTATAAATTGGTTATTACTTGAAAATTTAATCATATTATCAGCGGCACTTGGATATGCCCAGTTCCACGCTTGATAGATTTTAGCTACCACATTTTGGGATTTGGCTTTTACAAAGGTTGCGTGATAGTCAGACTCCAGTTCTGCTTTTGAGACAAGTTCTTGCAAGAAATCGTGCACTCGTATGCACTCAAAGTGCTTGACCCCATTAGGTTCAACTTTGCTCGGAGGTAGTCTGAAGTAATGTGAACCGATGTCCAAAGTACGATCAGTTTTAGCGTCGTATCGAGTGACTAAATTACAGAGCTTTTTCGCTGATTTGGCAATTTCGTCAAGAATTTCGCGCATTTCTTTTGGGTGATTAGAAGTTTCTTGAGTCAAGTCAATTGAACCGCTATCGTCTATAGGAAGCCCACCAAGACCGTTCAATTGATACTCGATATTTTTAACCAAAAAACTCAAGTCATCCTCACTGAGTTGTAGTAGTTCTCTAAGCGAATTTACTTGATATTGACTTAACCTGTTGTCAACCATGTTCCTCCAAATATATTTAACTCTGTTAAGGTGTGTCATACGACCTTAATCACTAAACCCTACGCATAGTGTAGTGGCATATTGAGTTTGCCCCTGATTAGAGATGGTAAGCCCCAACTTACTCACATTACACAGATAAGAAAAAATAGGTCAAATCACCTCTCTATGATTTGTGAGGTTGAGCGCTGCTGGCAAGGAAAGGGGCAGCTCTTATTTACGCTGATCTACCCCGCTAGTAAGGGGCTGGACAAGAGCTTCTTAGAGTAACCAACTTAAATTAGGAAAATGCCGACGACTTTTAGTATCACAAAGTCGCTTCGTGAAGTGCCCAGTCTCGTTACTGCTGATAATTCTTTGTTCTCATAGAGTTTAGCCGCACTAATCTTAGCCATGACTCACATTCCCTAATTAATAGAAGTATTTAGCTAGAAGCTCATCACTATCGTCGAACTCGATAAAAATGCTATGGTCGAATACACCTTCAACAGGCGAGTAAAACACATACGCAGACCCGAAGTCTTTACCATCTTTTTCAATAGAGAAGCTACCATATTTGAACTCTATTTCACCCGCAGTCATTCCATGATCTGCAAGAAATAAGCGGACTTCGTTGATTAGCTGCTTTACATTACTCTCAGTCTTTTCAATTGCAATATCATGAAGAACAGCCCCCTTTTCCTTCTGGTTTGTTGACCAGTATGTCCACAACTCGTTATACGATTCATTTTGTTGAACGCATGCAGCTGTTTCCCAAACTTCTTTCTGAGCAAAATGATTATCTAATGCCATCTCATCAGCCAGTAAGCTATTCTTATCGCGTATACCTTTATTCACTGACTTCCATTCATCTAATGCCACTACAGCTTGCTCAAACGTAAAGTCAGAGTTTTCACGAACCTTTAGGATTTCAACACCTTTAGAGTGCTGGTCATTCCAAAACTCTCTATTCTCACTTGCCTTTGCGTATCTTGCTGCACTTTCACTTGATAGCCTCATAGATGACTTTAATTTATCATTATTCTTGACGTGCTTAGAGCCAAGGCTTGGATATCTAAAGTACCCATCGAGTTCTTTTGGTAACTTCACAGTTTCGGCCATAGCCTCCTCTATTTCATTCTCCCAGAAGTCCATTGATTGCTTATCAATTACCTCAATGTTGAATTTTGCTTTCGCGATATCTAACACTTCACCTCCATCAGTTGAGAAAGGATATTGGTTTCCACACAACTCAATCTGACCATTCATCTTCAACGACATTTTAGGGTGTACTTTCCCTAGCTGATGATTGACGTAAGTGTACGCCCCAATAGAGCCTGTGACCAAGACTGCCGTAATAGCCATCGCTAGTTTCTTCATTGTTATGTTCCTGAAGTAATTGATGTCAACTGACCTGAAGCTCTTATTATTAAATATATGGGACGGTTTCGAAATAGAAAGTAGATCAAACCAACACACTGTTATTTGTGAGATTGAACGTTACTGGCAAGGAATGGGGCAAATTCGAGCTACGCTCCCAAACCAGAGCAGCTTAGGACCTAACTTTATTGGAAAAATAGTTAATTTGGCAAAGTACGAATTTGGTGGAATACGGCAAACTGCAATTTGTAAAGACATCGTTTTTGTTGAGATATCGCCCCCTCCCTGAAGAACGCGATAGGTCTGTCATAACGTTCTGATTTGGAGCATGTAACTTCTCTTTCTAAAGCCAAGCTTCTCATAGAATGGGATGACTTCTTCATTGCCAACTGCAACCGAGATATTCACTTGATTGCAATTGTGGTCACTTAGCCATGATATCGCCGATTGAATAAGTTGCTTGCCTATAGAAGAACCTTGGTATTGAGGTTTTACATATAGTTAATCAACTTCTCCCGAGTCATTGGTAACCGAAGCGATACAATAACCAACGAGTTCAGAGCCAATTTTGGCGGCATAGACTGCCAATAGCTCCGCTTGCAATAGTTTTTCAATGCGATCTGAGAAAGAGAAAGAAGCATAATGATCTTTGAAGTTGTCTGATTTAATAAAGTGCAGCTCATTAAGTTCGCACCACAAGTGTTCGATTTCCGAAATACTATCTCTTGATATCTCAACGATTTCCATTCGTGTCTCTCATTTTCGTTTAGAGCGCTTTGGTAAGATCCCAGCTTACTCGACATTACACAGATAAGAAAATGTAGGTCAAACCACCTCACAGTGATTTGTGAGGTTGAATGCTACTGGCAAGGAATGGGGCATTTCCTGTTTCATGCCCCGCAAGAAATACTTTGGAGAAAATTGAGTTTTAGCTTTTGTTAAATTAGCATTCAGCTGATTTTTTTTGCCACAATTGTAAGGCCTTCTGTATAACTATATCCGTAACCATAACCATAGCCGGAACCTCCATAGTCTCTCCTACCTTTTTGCTGATCCCAATCATACTTATATTTGGCAGATGTAACAGGTGTTACAGATATGACCTCATAGCCTTCCTTGTTAAGGCTCATGATTGCATTTTGCAAGTCTTCTGACAGCTTCCCCCCATCGATCTCACAATCAGACCAGCCTGTTTGCTCCCAGCTTCGCTCCTCAGTCATTATATCTTTTTCGCCGCCAAATAAGCCTTTCTTCTTCTCGCCTGAAGGAACCATAATCGTATTTATCTTTCCTACAGGTTTAAATTTTGCTTCAACAAACACAACCTTGTTTATCATTTTCCGTCCTCTAATTTTTGGATGTTTGAACAGCTAGTTTTATATACGGTAAGTAACCGTCTATCCTGCGCTACTTTCCGGCTATATAACCAGTGATGAGATTAACTTTAAATATAACGACCCTTAAAATCAATGACTTATATGACTACTCTTCTGTGGCAAATCTGGGGCAAAAGCATTTTGTAATCTATCCTGACTTTATACTTGCTCAGTAGATAGACTTAATAGATGATAAGGCTTAGAGTGAAACGACATCCGAAGATTAGAAAAAGTATGTCATCACGGATGATTGCCATTTGCTATTGATAGTATTAACTAAAGCGTATTGGGGCATTTCCAAGTTAAGGAAGACGAACTGTAAAGCTATGGACAAAGGAGCACCAGGGGGCTTAGCTATTAATCACTTTTATTTGCGAGACGGTTCAAACGTTAACGTTTGTCGATGGGTAGTTGTGAACCACGTGCCACTGTATGATTATTTGGCGTACAGGAAACACCGACAGCTTCGCTTGCTGCGCTGGTGCCGCATCACGTGTTGATGACCGAGTGACACCAGACTAGGAAACTAGCTGGGGTTATTGTGTTCTATCGTAGGTAATTGACCTGGGGGGTTGGACGTGTACTTGATCATTAAACAGGGCAAACTATTTTTACTTCTACTGACAGTGAGCGGTCGGCAAATCAGCCCAGCTAGTTAGGTAAGCTGGTGAAAGTCGGTCTTGAGTCATCTTTGCTTTGGCGTCAAAACCCTCTGCACCTAAACGTAAAACACGTTTACCTGCGTGAGTATTTATGATGTCCATCGTCTTCATTAGCCGTGTGTCTTGCTGTGGAGCAAACATATCCCCCTGAGTCTGCTGCATGTCGCACAACTCAAGGCAGCGACAACCTATTTTGTAGTAGCGCTGCCCATCCTGATATAGGCCATTGTTCAAAGCCGCCGTCATTGCCTTAGTTAAGGAGCGAGTATCATCAAGAGCCGTTGCAAATCGCACTGTTTCACTACGAGAAAAAGGATCTGCTGCATGTTGACCTGAAGATACATGGAACTGTACACATCGGGTACCAAGCCCAGCTTTACGAAGCTTAGCCGCTGCTACTGCTACTCGTCCACTTAATGCTTGATGAAGCTCATCAAACGTTTCAGCTCGAACCGTAAGGCTTAAACTTGCCCCTATCTCTTGCTTGCTTTGAACATCCGGGAAACTTCGAAAGTTGTAAACTAACTCACCATTGAGTTCACGTACCACTCGCTCTAAATTGATAGAGCCGG comes from Vibrio astriarenae and encodes:
- a CDS encoding DUF2971 domain-containing protein — translated: MYVYRYRSPGLLSQKGLIYDEWYFASREELNDPIDMQSKFEFPANSKCTWVRAIQSIWKNEAWAEIAASYFNSICPISVEQLLEEYEHHSVKVFENIFKSCEINLVDLQQLGDLQKQFKAMLSLYAPSAGYSVSLSTCNNEMLMWSHYAASHSGYCLIYRPIDGYLYQCSSRTKDSLSVSKGHKILIGNKFKVKAIEYENQLEAIDAFCLLPADNTGYKFKTEEDRLGFHAKIQNQLLTKNECWAYEQEARLLLPQPSKFISGESSLTNFQRLFNYDFNQVVGIIFGARMKEHEKLAIKEIINAKLEKRFRDLGGSSTKTHVFDFLYQQAEICSSSRVVKITDQELISMGTQLEVGTEYYERQLIAWKEFKGITVESGRYSYDAIP
- a CDS encoding YfbU family protein; translation: MSAKDIKMSEIERLTLVNQFLILEKLYPEEADYYEKNRIALQQGYQAHYRTIFEHLWDEMPEEQTKEVLDILEMYRAITWSNADFKKDKSIDPKYRFPGFDGNEEPDQLSYCHYFIVNLDRYQELVSDREYPDFNSHCPMLPTYRRMLSVWKSLREQYSLTLTPNQIEQILEA